Proteins found in one Micromonospora sp. WMMD1082 genomic segment:
- a CDS encoding nucleotidyltransferase family protein, which yields MSCATWCGATATAEGSTCGRYGTWTWRSFDPADLSRDNDQRATARLTALEAGLPWEARNQAAVHTWYPQRFGGPPVPAFRSIAEAVATWPEYATAVAIRLDPDQHIAVCAPHGLDDLLDGVWRRNPARVSEQISQQRLARHHPAQRWPGIRIITTPGTSGQGR from the coding sequence GTGTCCTGCGCGACCTGGTGTGGGGCCACCGCTACGGCCGAGGGTTCGACCTGCGGACGGTACGGGACGTGGACGTGGCGTTCTTTCGACCCGGCCGACCTGAGCCGCGACAACGACCAGCGGGCCACCGCCCGCCTGACCGCACTGGAGGCCGGCCTGCCGTGGGAGGCGAGGAACCAGGCCGCCGTGCACACCTGGTACCCGCAGCGGTTCGGCGGCCCACCCGTCCCAGCGTTTCGCAGCATCGCGGAGGCGGTCGCGACCTGGCCGGAGTACGCCACCGCGGTCGCGATCCGCCTCGACCCCGACCAGCACATCGCGGTCTGCGCCCCGCACGGCCTGGACGATCTCCTCGACGGTGTGTGGCGGCGCAACCCGGCCCGGGTCAGCGAGCAGATCTCCCAGCAGCGCCTCGCCCGGCACCACCCGGCGCAGCGGTGGCCCGGCATCCGCATCATCACCACCCCCGGCACGAGCGGCCAGGGCCGGTGA
- the fxlM gene encoding methyltransferase, FxLD system produces the protein MDTTVDSTSPDRLRADLVATLTAKNWIRTPVIEHAFRTVPRHLFVPDTVTPQKAYEDTIVVTKRGPDGKSTSTVSAPYLQAYALEQTDLRPGARALEVGSGGFQAALMAELVGPDGHVVTVDIDADITGQARTYLDRAGYPQVQVLHGDGNLGHPPGAPFDAIIVSVEAGDIAPSWIEQLTPGGRIVVPLRIRTLTRYLTLRRSGDHLVATAALQCGFVAMQGDGSQLARRVPLRGNDIVLLLDDPTEVDAGALTAALDQPRRDVWSPVTITMHELESFERLHLWLSSQPRPFGALAVDRQRTEGLVDPQDRFTCPTLLTSGSLAYLTMRKIGDDRWQFGAHGFGPDAHALTADLLDLIAVWDRDYRHAPAPEITVHPHGTTPPAATGQPQLVVARRHTVIATTWPMPGGAR, from the coding sequence GTGGACACCACGGTCGACAGCACCTCACCGGACCGGCTCCGCGCCGACCTGGTAGCAACCCTGACAGCGAAGAACTGGATCCGCACACCAGTGATCGAGCACGCCTTCCGGACGGTGCCCCGGCACCTGTTCGTGCCGGACACGGTCACCCCGCAAAAGGCGTACGAGGATACGATCGTCGTGACCAAGCGCGGGCCCGACGGCAAGTCGACCAGCACCGTCTCGGCGCCATATCTCCAGGCTTATGCCCTAGAACAGACCGATTTGCGGCCGGGCGCACGCGCCCTCGAGGTCGGCTCCGGCGGTTTCCAGGCGGCCTTGATGGCCGAACTAGTCGGCCCGGACGGGCACGTGGTCACCGTCGACATCGACGCCGACATCACCGGCCAGGCCCGCACCTACCTCGACCGGGCCGGCTACCCCCAGGTTCAGGTCCTGCACGGCGACGGCAACCTCGGCCACCCACCGGGAGCGCCCTTCGACGCGATCATCGTGTCCGTTGAGGCCGGCGACATCGCCCCGTCCTGGATCGAGCAACTCACTCCGGGCGGCAGGATCGTCGTTCCGCTGCGGATACGGACGCTGACTCGCTATCTCACTCTGCGGCGATCCGGTGATCATCTCGTCGCGACCGCGGCGCTGCAATGTGGCTTCGTCGCGATGCAGGGCGACGGCAGCCAGCTCGCCCGCCGGGTGCCGCTGCGCGGCAACGACATCGTCCTGCTGCTCGACGATCCGACCGAGGTGGATGCCGGCGCTCTCACTGCTGCCCTCGACCAGCCGCGACGGGATGTGTGGTCGCCGGTCACCATCACCATGCACGAGCTTGAGTCGTTCGAACGCTTGCACCTGTGGCTGTCCAGCCAGCCCCGCCCGTTCGGTGCCCTCGCCGTCGACCGGCAACGTACTGAGGGCCTGGTCGACCCGCAGGACCGGTTCACCTGCCCGACCCTGCTCACGTCCGGCAGCCTCGCCTACCTGACCATGCGCAAGATCGGCGATGACCGGTGGCAGTTCGGCGCTCACGGCTTCGGCCCCGACGCGCATGCGCTCACCGCCGACCTGCTTGACCTCATCGCCGTCTGGGACCGTGACTACCGACACGCACCCGCTCCGGAGATCACGGTCCACCCGCACGGCACCACCCCACCGGCAGCTACCGGGCAGCCACAACTCGTCGTGGCCCGTCGGCACACCGTGATCGCCACGACCTGGCCCATGCCAGGGGGTGCGCGGTGA
- a CDS encoding methyltransferase domain-containing protein: MTDLDRAFDAVPATIYTHHERHGETVHRSAPESIRRELAALQVRAGDRVLEIGTGSGYSGALLAHLCCPDGQVTSIDISDELVRRATAIHAERGVTGVDCHVGDGLAGYPATAPFHRVVSWCSPPRLPKAWTQQVVNGGRIVVCLPIAALPSTTLIATITVAAGKPRIEALAGGGYAQSTPVAVDDALTVPGRWVDYCDRQPDPSWIGICWRAADDAQHTGARSALGQLLHPGYTDTYRQMELHWRSWYTWTAALGDPQLSLVSLRNEIRGLGHTTPRSAAVILTDGRVIADRPDSPSLHSLRTWLQRWEHADRPAPESFARTLVPHDGPDLAGWDLQVGHGTVTTRPAATAARR; encoded by the coding sequence GTGACCGACCTCGACCGGGCCTTCGACGCCGTACCGGCCACGATCTACACCCACCATGAGCGGCACGGCGAGACGGTGCACCGCTCGGCACCGGAGTCGATCCGCCGCGAGTTGGCCGCCCTGCAGGTCCGCGCCGGGGACCGGGTGCTTGAGATCGGTACGGGCTCCGGGTACAGCGGCGCGCTGCTCGCGCACCTGTGCTGCCCGGACGGCCAGGTCACCAGCATCGACATCAGCGACGAACTCGTCCGCCGCGCGACTGCCATCCACGCCGAACGTGGGGTAACCGGCGTCGACTGCCATGTTGGCGACGGCCTGGCCGGCTACCCCGCCACAGCGCCCTTCCATCGAGTTGTTTCGTGGTGTTCCCCGCCTCGGCTGCCGAAGGCGTGGACGCAGCAGGTCGTGAATGGTGGGCGGATCGTCGTGTGCCTGCCGATCGCGGCCCTGCCGTCGACCACGTTGATCGCCACCATCACCGTCGCGGCCGGGAAACCTCGTATCGAAGCCCTCGCCGGGGGCGGCTACGCCCAGAGCACGCCCGTCGCGGTCGACGATGCCCTGACCGTCCCCGGCCGCTGGGTCGACTACTGCGACCGCCAGCCCGATCCGTCCTGGATCGGCATCTGCTGGCGCGCTGCCGACGACGCCCAGCACACCGGCGCCCGCTCCGCCCTCGGCCAGCTGCTGCATCCCGGGTACACCGACACGTACCGGCAGATGGAGCTGCACTGGCGCTCCTGGTACACCTGGACGGCCGCGCTCGGCGACCCGCAGCTGAGCCTGGTGTCGCTACGCAACGAGATCCGCGGACTCGGTCACACCACACCACGTTCGGCGGCGGTGATCCTGACCGATGGCAGGGTCATCGCGGACCGGCCGGACTCGCCGTCCCTGCACTCCTTGCGGACCTGGCTGCAACGGTGGGAACACGCCGACCGACCAGCACCCGAGTCCTTCGCCCGCACCCTCGTGCCGCACGACGGCCCTGATCTCGCCGGCTGGGACCTGCAGGTCGGCCATGGCACCGTGACCACCCGACCGGCAGCCACCGCGGCGCGTCGATGA
- a CDS encoding helix-turn-helix transcriptional regulator yields the protein MVQDIDPTVQRRRLRVRLRQAREATGLTQKDAAQKLRWGTAKIIRIETGQVGISATDLTALLGLYGITDPDQVAAYVEMAMQSRKQHWSVYRDVLNQDFLIYLGFEGSASVLRQSESLILPGLLQTEEYARAVIHAFNPPGTSPRHMNRQLEVRMRRQEILDRADPPTLFFILDEAVIRRAVGAVDGSARVMQRQLAHLNDIGRRHHVHLRVVRFSHGAHIGLMGPFAILEFPDDGDDDLLFLENGPHSLATREDASVISLYLKQFAELENHALSEADTADLIDEVRAQM from the coding sequence ATGGTGCAGGACATCGACCCCACGGTCCAACGTCGACGGTTGCGGGTCCGCCTGCGGCAGGCGCGGGAGGCGACGGGGCTGACCCAGAAGGACGCCGCCCAGAAGCTGAGGTGGGGAACAGCGAAGATCATCCGGATCGAGACCGGGCAGGTGGGTATCTCGGCCACCGATCTCACGGCACTGCTCGGGCTGTACGGGATCACCGATCCCGACCAGGTCGCGGCCTACGTCGAAATGGCGATGCAGAGCCGGAAGCAGCACTGGAGCGTCTACCGGGACGTGCTCAACCAGGACTTCCTCATCTACCTGGGATTCGAGGGCTCGGCGTCGGTGCTGCGGCAGTCCGAGTCGCTCATCCTGCCGGGCCTGCTGCAGACCGAGGAGTACGCCCGGGCGGTCATCCACGCCTTCAACCCGCCGGGCACCTCGCCGCGCCACATGAACAGGCAACTGGAGGTGCGCATGAGGCGGCAGGAAATCCTCGACCGCGCGGACCCACCCACCCTGTTCTTCATCCTCGACGAGGCGGTGATCCGACGCGCGGTCGGCGCCGTCGACGGCAGCGCCAGGGTCATGCAGCGCCAGCTGGCGCACCTCAACGACATCGGCCGCCGCCACCACGTCCACCTGCGCGTGGTCCGGTTCTCACACGGGGCCCACATCGGGCTCATGGGACCCTTCGCCATCCTGGAGTTCCCCGACGACGGCGACGACGACCTCCTGTTCCTCGAAAACGGGCCCCACAGCCTGGCCACACGCGAGGACGCGAGCGTGATATCGCTCTACCTGAAGCAGTTCGCGGAACTGGAGAACCACGCACTCAGTGAGGCGGACACCGCGGACCTCATCGACGAGGTGCGCGCACAGATGTAG
- a CDS encoding ABC transporter permease translates to MLALDIAPYIVPAPPAVARAFAEMPDYFLSHARITLMEALAGLGCAIVTALLLGVILAASRRVERALYPALLVLSAIPKPAVAPLLITIGGFGSGPKIALVWMMCFFPVAMATLTGLTSTPAELVELARSLDASRWRTFVKVRLPAALPRIFVGVRTALPLSVIGAVVAELFGAVAGLGYVIRSAGTDASIAFAAVALLSVMSITLFYLLAAVEQRIIPWIHHTHV, encoded by the coding sequence GTGCTCGCCCTCGACATCGCGCCGTACATCGTGCCGGCACCGCCTGCGGTAGCGCGGGCGTTCGCCGAGATGCCCGACTACTTCCTGTCCCATGCGCGGATCACGCTGATGGAGGCGCTCGCGGGGCTCGGGTGTGCCATCGTCACTGCTCTGCTGCTCGGCGTCATCCTGGCCGCATCACGCCGTGTGGAGCGGGCGCTGTATCCAGCGTTGCTGGTCCTCAGCGCTATCCCGAAGCCGGCGGTCGCTCCCCTGCTGATCACCATCGGCGGGTTCGGCAGCGGACCCAAGATCGCGCTGGTGTGGATGATGTGCTTCTTCCCCGTGGCCATGGCCACCTTGACCGGGTTGACATCCACACCAGCGGAGCTGGTGGAGCTGGCTAGGTCACTCGACGCGTCGCGGTGGCGCACCTTCGTCAAGGTCAGATTGCCGGCGGCTCTGCCGCGCATCTTCGTCGGGGTGCGGACAGCCCTCCCGTTGAGCGTCATCGGTGCCGTGGTGGCCGAGCTTTTCGGCGCGGTCGCGGGACTGGGCTACGTCATCCGCAGCGCCGGGACAGACGCGTCGATCGCGTTCGCGGCGGTAGCACTGCTGAGCGTCATGAGTATCACCCTCTTCTATCTCCTCGCCGCCGTCGAGCAGCGGATCATCCCCTGGATCCACCACACCCACGTCTAA
- a CDS encoding NUDIX domain-containing protein, whose amino-acid sequence MRWKIHSERTLYQDPWVHLASADVELPDGRHLDHRLIRTAAPGAGLAIVTDGRVLLIWRHRFITNTWGWEIPQGSIQPGEEPATAAAREAEEETGWRAQGPITPLLYTQPSPGLMTSEHHIYTATDATHLGKPEDQHESQKVDWVPLADVRRLIAKRDIVAGTTIAALCLIMIG is encoded by the coding sequence ATGCGCTGGAAGATCCACTCCGAACGGACCCTCTACCAAGACCCCTGGGTCCACCTCGCCAGCGCCGACGTCGAACTACCCGACGGCCGCCACCTCGACCACCGCCTCATCCGCACCGCCGCACCGGGCGCCGGCCTCGCCATCGTCACCGACGGCCGAGTTCTGCTCATCTGGCGACACCGCTTCATCACCAACACCTGGGGCTGGGAAATCCCCCAAGGCAGCATCCAACCCGGAGAAGAACCCGCCACCGCCGCCGCCCGCGAAGCCGAAGAAGAAACCGGCTGGCGCGCCCAAGGCCCCATCACCCCACTGCTCTACACCCAACCTTCACCCGGGCTGATGACCAGCGAACACCACATCTACACCGCCACAGACGCCACACACCTCGGCAAACCCGAGGACCAACACGAAAGCCAGAAAGTCGACTGGGTACCCCTGGCCGACGTACGCCGTCTCATCGCCAAACGCGACATCGTCGCCGGCACCACCATCGCCGCTCTCTGCCTCATCATGATCGGTTAG
- a CDS encoding NUDIX domain-containing protein, whose translation MTSRYRTIVVVHVLLRRADGQVLFLQRTGTGEAAGQLCLPGGHLEDGESVVAGAIRETAEETGVELSETNLEFLHVMHRRHGHDDPRLGFFFLATGWQGQPVNREHHKCAGLVWADPAQPPATTIAYTVAALEQIHSGRPFSLDGWAEHPPPAGLAQLPTPGD comes from the coding sequence TTGACCAGCCGATATCGCACCATCGTCGTCGTGCACGTGCTGCTGCGCCGCGCCGACGGCCAGGTCCTGTTCCTACAACGCACCGGCACCGGCGAAGCCGCCGGCCAGCTCTGTCTGCCCGGTGGACACCTCGAAGACGGGGAATCGGTCGTCGCCGGCGCGATACGGGAGACCGCCGAGGAAACCGGTGTCGAGCTGTCCGAGACGAATCTGGAGTTCCTGCATGTCATGCACCGCCGCCACGGCCACGACGACCCGCGGCTCGGCTTCTTCTTCCTCGCCACCGGCTGGCAAGGCCAGCCGGTCAACCGGGAACACCACAAATGCGCAGGCCTGGTCTGGGCGGACCCGGCGCAGCCACCCGCCACCACGATCGCGTACACCGTGGCCGCCCTGGAACAGATCCACAGCGGGCGACCCTTCTCCCTGGACGGCTGGGCAGAGCACCCGCCCCCCGCCGGCCTGGCCCAACTTCCCACCCCCGGCGACTGA
- a CDS encoding carbon-nitrogen hydrolase family protein, which produces MAERIRIAIAQTHVAADPAANGTAIRAAMRQAADGGARLVHFAEGALSGYAGAAKPHHAGWHIDWAPVAEQLAVTRALAGELGVWVVVGGNHRLTGDHRPHNSLWVINDSGDLIDRYDKRLLSHNEVTGFYTPGEHVCTFAVDGFTFGCLLCIEVNFPELWMQQADLGVDCVLFSSFSEDPIFEIIARGHAATTGCWVSMAVPAQCAPAASCALIGPHGYLLRRARSDGPDVVCVDLDRTDADLDIALNKARPWRAAARAGDIYATRRVTDARSLDRTHP; this is translated from the coding sequence GTGGCCGAGCGGATCCGTATCGCCATCGCGCAGACGCACGTCGCCGCCGACCCGGCCGCCAACGGCACCGCGATCCGGGCCGCCATGCGGCAGGCCGCCGACGGCGGCGCCCGGCTCGTCCACTTCGCCGAAGGCGCGCTGAGCGGCTACGCGGGTGCGGCCAAGCCGCACCACGCTGGATGGCACATCGACTGGGCGCCGGTCGCCGAACAACTGGCCGTAACGAGGGCACTGGCCGGTGAGCTCGGGGTGTGGGTCGTGGTCGGCGGCAACCACCGGCTCACCGGAGACCACCGGCCCCACAACTCGCTGTGGGTGATCAACGACAGCGGCGATCTGATCGACCGGTACGACAAGCGGCTGCTGTCGCACAACGAGGTCACCGGTTTCTACACCCCGGGCGAGCACGTCTGCACCTTCGCGGTGGACGGGTTCACCTTCGGCTGTCTGCTCTGCATCGAGGTCAACTTCCCTGAGTTGTGGATGCAGCAGGCCGACCTCGGTGTGGACTGCGTGCTGTTCTCCAGCTTCTCCGAGGACCCGATTTTCGAGATCATCGCCCGCGGGCACGCTGCCACCACCGGATGTTGGGTCAGCATGGCCGTGCCCGCCCAATGCGCGCCGGCCGCGTCCTGCGCGCTGATCGGCCCGCACGGCTATCTGCTGCGCCGCGCGAGGTCGGACGGCCCGGACGTCGTCTGCGTCGATCTGGACCGCACCGATGCGGACCTGGATATCGCGCTGAACAAGGCCCGGCCGTGGCGAGCCGCCGCCCGGGCCGGTGACATCTACGCCACCCGCCGGGTCACCGATGCCCGCAGCCTCGACCGCACCCACCCCTGA
- a CDS encoding NUDIX hydrolase, which translates to MRRPVAAHGGPTRGAAWSGLRACWNGEDDVVMRRARAAAVIVRGGRLLMVRERGLGPSGRHDGQEYWTLPGGGIAAGETAEDAVRREVAEEIGLLPVAVRYLLDVPYPSGMTACFAVEVADGEPTLGVDELPCECPRMVGLDWVPLPPLTPQTSGIPIPTMIVVCDRSY; encoded by the coding sequence ATGCGTCGTCCTGTCGCCGCCCACGGCGGGCCCACCCGTGGCGCGGCGTGGTCAGGGCTGCGGGCGTGCTGGAACGGGGAGGATGACGTGGTGATGCGACGTGCGCGGGCCGCGGCGGTGATCGTGCGTGGTGGCCGGTTGTTGATGGTGCGGGAGCGTGGCCTGGGTCCGTCTGGTCGTCATGACGGCCAGGAGTATTGGACGCTGCCTGGTGGCGGTATCGCCGCTGGGGAGACAGCGGAGGACGCGGTCCGGCGTGAGGTGGCCGAGGAGATCGGCTTGCTGCCGGTCGCGGTGCGGTACCTGTTGGACGTGCCGTATCCGTCGGGGATGACGGCCTGCTTCGCCGTCGAGGTGGCCGACGGCGAGCCGACACTCGGCGTGGACGAGCTGCCGTGTGAGTGTCCGCGGATGGTGGGCCTGGACTGGGTGCCCCTGCCACCGTTGACCCCGCAGACCTCGGGGATACCGATCCCGACGATGATCGTTGTCTGCGACCGTAGCTACTAG
- a CDS encoding class I SAM-dependent methyltransferase — translation MQDTYVFEDAEADVDGDAMLHYLAAMYDPISARRLTEAEIPRDARCLVIAAGASSIASTLADLAHAGQVIAIDIDLSHIPADPRVEVRQHNLVTDPLPPGPWDVIHCRLLLGHLKQRVLLLGRMAAELAPNGIVVVDEFRGTWRDCVLSTPDPDAKRLFGAYHAAFERVLVESGNDPEWSHQVLDAMLRLGLEATASAHATDWAGGTAGCLLPRATAGVLRHKLITAGMTGADIDAFRTLLLDPRLRVMGNLAVSTLGRRPGIRPATT, via the coding sequence GTGCAGGACACCTACGTCTTCGAGGACGCCGAGGCCGACGTCGACGGTGACGCCATGCTCCACTACCTCGCCGCCATGTACGACCCGATCAGCGCCCGGCGGCTCACCGAGGCCGAGATCCCCAGAGACGCGCGCTGTCTGGTGATCGCCGCCGGGGCGAGCAGCATCGCCTCCACCCTCGCCGACCTCGCCCACGCCGGGCAGGTGATCGCCATCGACATCGACCTAAGCCACATCCCGGCGGACCCCCGCGTGGAAGTGCGGCAGCACAACCTCGTGACTGATCCGCTGCCCCCCGGCCCGTGGGACGTGATCCACTGCCGGCTCCTGCTGGGACACCTGAAACAGCGTGTCCTGCTGCTCGGGCGGATGGCCGCTGAACTCGCCCCGAACGGGATCGTGGTGGTGGACGAGTTCCGGGGAACGTGGAGGGACTGCGTGCTCTCCACCCCTGACCCCGACGCCAAGCGGCTGTTCGGCGCGTACCACGCTGCCTTTGAGCGGGTGCTGGTCGAATCCGGAAACGATCCGGAGTGGTCTCACCAGGTGCTCGACGCCATGCTGCGTCTCGGGCTGGAGGCGACCGCCTCGGCCCACGCGACCGACTGGGCCGGCGGCACCGCCGGCTGTCTTCTCCCTCGGGCGACAGCAGGAGTGCTCCGGCACAAGCTCATCACCGCGGGCATGACCGGCGCCGACATCGACGCCTTCCGGACGCTCCTGCTCGACCCACGGCTGCGGGTCATGGGCAACCTCGCGGTGTCCACCCTCGGCCGGCGCCCCGGAATCAGGCCGGCGACGACCTGA
- a CDS encoding trypsin-like serine protease, with protein sequence MQNLKRLAVACVAVVSVLSVGLGPAFAIVDGRDATQRYDGMVHVQIEFSGLGTAHCDGGLIRPQWVLTAAHCGSDQDLAPEPVAVPGGNITVRAGSNSREVGGQVVVGRKVYLYPGWMWGVNWPDAEVSDLALVELARPVFGVPLMPLAPRQVHEHSPVRLVGWGLTQYPPAPDATPATYLQERDTHRFPSATCEDGFIGSGEICVGAGACFGDSGGPALRQAPGRPSGKPAWASVGVASRETSTQAPCHSPTVYTDPTHTPFWRWIHTTIRTRKDVPCTCPPLRTTAATSELTELLKVKTFQ encoded by the coding sequence ATGCAGAACCTCAAACGGCTGGCAGTCGCATGTGTTGCGGTTGTCAGTGTGCTCTCGGTCGGCCTAGGGCCGGCGTTCGCGATCGTCGATGGGCGCGATGCCACACAACGGTACGACGGCATGGTTCACGTGCAGATCGAGTTTTCCGGACTCGGCACCGCGCACTGCGACGGAGGTTTGATCCGTCCCCAATGGGTGCTCACCGCCGCCCACTGCGGTTCGGACCAGGACCTCGCACCGGAGCCAGTCGCGGTGCCGGGCGGCAACATCACGGTTCGCGCCGGTAGCAACAGCCGCGAGGTCGGTGGGCAGGTGGTGGTTGGGCGGAAGGTCTACCTATACCCCGGGTGGATGTGGGGGGTGAACTGGCCCGACGCCGAGGTCTCGGACCTGGCACTCGTCGAGCTGGCCCGACCCGTGTTCGGCGTGCCACTGATGCCGCTCGCTCCTCGTCAGGTGCACGAGCACAGCCCGGTGCGGCTGGTCGGCTGGGGGCTGACGCAGTACCCGCCTGCACCTGACGCCACACCGGCGACGTACCTTCAGGAGCGGGACACCCACCGCTTCCCAAGCGCTACCTGCGAGGACGGTTTCATCGGCTCGGGCGAGATTTGCGTGGGCGCCGGCGCCTGCTTCGGTGACTCCGGCGGCCCGGCGTTGCGCCAGGCACCGGGTAGGCCCTCCGGCAAGCCAGCGTGGGCGTCGGTCGGTGTCGCGAGCCGCGAGACGTCCACGCAGGCGCCTTGCCACTCGCCGACCGTCTACACGGACCCGACCCACACCCCCTTCTGGCGCTGGATCCACACCACGATCCGCACGCGCAAGGACGTGCCGTGCACGTGTCCGCCGCTGCGAACCACGGCGGCGACATCCGAACTGACGGAGCTGCTGAAGGTCAAGACCTTCCAGTAG
- a CDS encoding ABC transporter substrate-binding protein produces MSPSLTRRTLMLGGVAAAAGLMGACGSDSNRRAPSAAVDEVSVLTGAAIQGREAPIFVARQKGWFKEQGLEVSVLAGSGTTENLKLLASGQATFATLDVSGAMIEYAKKDGIKNFKLTSVLHQQTLAAFVARRSSGISIASDLAGRTISYIPGGINFVLFNAYARLAGFDPNNPKITWVANPVAPQHAVLLAQRRVEAISAFVPAVEVIKSVVKEELTVLPFGDYVTDLHGSAIGVTDQTAQTRPDVVRRFNSALIQGLRYAIEHPDEAGEIYATQPETKGQPASAAVAELTTMKGYVQGNGQVPIGRFDQARVARNIAILRGAGEIPPGLTPLDIVAADLAG; encoded by the coding sequence ATGTCACCATCGCTCACGCGCCGCACGCTCATGCTCGGCGGCGTGGCCGCCGCCGCGGGACTGATGGGAGCCTGCGGCAGTGATAGCAACCGTCGAGCCCCGTCGGCTGCGGTCGACGAGGTCTCGGTGTTGACCGGCGCCGCCATTCAGGGTCGTGAGGCCCCGATCTTCGTCGCCAGGCAGAAGGGGTGGTTCAAGGAGCAAGGGCTTGAGGTCTCCGTGCTCGCCGGGAGCGGCACCACGGAGAACCTTAAGCTGCTGGCCTCTGGCCAGGCGACCTTCGCCACGCTCGACGTCTCGGGTGCGATGATCGAATACGCCAAGAAGGACGGGATCAAGAACTTCAAGCTGACGTCGGTGCTGCATCAGCAGACCCTCGCGGCCTTCGTCGCGCGCCGGAGTAGCGGCATCAGCATCGCATCCGATCTGGCCGGCAGGACGATCTCCTACATCCCCGGCGGAATCAATTTCGTGCTTTTCAATGCGTACGCGCGTCTGGCCGGATTCGATCCGAACAATCCCAAGATCACGTGGGTTGCCAACCCGGTTGCCCCACAGCACGCGGTTCTTCTGGCGCAGCGTCGGGTCGAGGCCATCTCGGCGTTCGTCCCGGCTGTCGAAGTGATCAAGAGCGTCGTCAAGGAGGAGCTGACCGTCCTGCCGTTCGGCGACTACGTCACCGATCTGCACGGGTCAGCCATTGGTGTGACAGATCAGACGGCACAAACCAGGCCCGATGTGGTGCGACGGTTCAACTCGGCACTCATTCAAGGGCTGCGGTACGCGATCGAGCACCCCGACGAGGCCGGCGAGATTTATGCGACCCAGCCGGAGACGAAGGGGCAGCCGGCTAGCGCGGCGGTGGCCGAGCTTACGACGATGAAAGGCTACGTCCAGGGCAACGGCCAAGTCCCCATCGGACGTTTCGACCAGGCTCGCGTCGCGCGCAACATAGCGATTCTCCGGGGCGCCGGCGAAATCCCTCCAGGGCTCACCCCGCTGGACATCGTTGCGGCTGACCTGGCCGGATAG
- a CDS encoding NUDIX domain-containing protein produces the protein MSPGRPDATAGLPRKRVAAGLLITDPDQRVLLVAPAYQVGWEIPGGCVEADQSPCKAAIREGREELGLELGGTRSCSPCKHQFDRRTEHAMTTSNPTKLACASHPVPLRRTPRRRESGAGGGIVGLPYRSAPCGFLSSGGFEGAPERSRRNVAAGSDRPATRHPRGR, from the coding sequence ATGTCTCCCGGACGACCCGATGCCACCGCCGGCCTGCCCCGCAAACGGGTGGCCGCCGGACTGCTGATCACCGATCCCGACCAGCGGGTCCTGCTCGTCGCACCCGCCTACCAGGTGGGCTGGGAGATCCCCGGCGGGTGCGTCGAGGCCGACCAGTCGCCCTGTAAGGCCGCGATCCGGGAGGGCCGGGAGGAACTCGGGTTGGAGCTGGGCGGTACGCGGAGCTGTTCACCCTGCAAGCACCAGTTCGACCGCCGGACGGAGCACGCCATGACGACGTCGAACCCCACGAAGCTTGCATGTGCCAGTCACCCGGTCCCCTTGAGGAGGACGCCTCGCAGGCGTGAAAGCGGGGCAGGTGGGGGCATAGTGGGTTTGCCTTATCGGTCAGCTCCGTGCGGGTTCTTGTCCAGCGGTGGCTTCGAGGGTGCGCCAGAGCGCTCGCGGCGTAACGTTGCAGCCGGCTCGGACAGACCGGCGACCCGACACCCGCGGGGGCGGTGA
- a CDS encoding DUF397 domain-containing protein has protein sequence MTGVDWRKSSRSGAGDNNCVEVACHDDAVFVRDSQDRSGPVLAFGRDSWASLTRGLRSGPMVAADAG, from the coding sequence GTGACAGGTGTTGACTGGCGGAAGAGTTCGAGAAGCGGGGCGGGTGACAACAACTGCGTCGAGGTGGCGTGCCACGACGACGCCGTGTTCGTGCGGGATTCTCAGGACCGGTCGGGTCCGGTTCTTGCTTTCGGGCGAGACTCGTGGGCGTCCCTGACGCGTGGATTGAGAAGCGGGCCGATGGTGGCGGCAGATGCCGGCTGA